From Brassica oleracea var. oleracea cultivar TO1000 chromosome C3, BOL, whole genome shotgun sequence, a single genomic window includes:
- the LOC106334854 gene encoding 2-oxoglutarate dehydrogenase, mitochondrial: MVWFRAAGSSLAKLAIRRTLSQSRVLPSSHARCFHSTSLKSNAAPVPRPVPLSKLTDSFLDGTSSVYLEELQRAWEADPNSVDESWDNFFRNFVGQAATSPGISGQTIQESMRLLLLVRAYQVNGHMKAKLDPLGLEEREIPEDLTPGLYGFSEADLDREFFLGVWRMSGFLSENRPVQTLRAILSRLEQAYCGTIGYEYMHIADRDKCNWLRDKIETPTPRQYNSERRVVIYDRLTWSTQFENFLATKWTTAKRFGLEGAESLIPGMKEMFDRAADLGVENIVIGMPHRGRLNVLGNVVRKPLRQIFSEFSGGTRPVDEVGLYTGTGDVKYHLGTSYDRPTRGGKHLHLSLLANPSHLEAVDPVVMGKTRAKQYYTKDGERTKNMGILIHGDGSFAGQGVVYETLHLSALPNYCTGGTVHIVVNNQVAFTTDPRAGRSSQYCTDVAKALDAPIFHVNADDIEAVVHACELAAEWRQTFHSDVVVDLVCYRRFGHNEIDEPSFTQPKMYKVIRSHPSSLQIYQEKLVESGQVTKEDIDKIQKKVSYILNEEFEASKEYIPQKRDWLASHWTGFKSPEQISRIRNTGVKPEILKNVGKAISTFPENFKPHRGVKRVYEQRAQMIESGEGIDWGLGEALAFATLVVEGNHVRLSGQDVERGTFSHRHSVLHDQETGEEYCPLDHLTMNQDPEMFTVSNSSLSEFGVLGFELGYSMENPNSLVIWEAQFGDFANGAQVMFDQFISSGEAKWLRQTGLVVLLPHGYDGQGPEHSSGRLERFLQMSDDNPFVIPEMDPTLRKQIQECNWQIVNVTTPANYFHVLRRQIHRDFRKPLIVMAPKNLLRHKKCVSNLSEFDDVKGHPGFDKQGTRFKRLIKDQSGHSDLEEGIRRLVLCSGKVYYELDEERQKSGTNDIAICRVEQLCPFPYDLIQRELKRYPNAEIVWCQEEPMNMGAYQYIAPRLCTAMKALNRGSFNDIKYVGRLPSAATATGFYQLHVKEQTDLVHKALQPDPITPILP; encoded by the exons ATGGTTTGGTTTAGAGCAGCTGGTTCCTCTCTGGCAAAGCTTGCCATACGAAGAACACTCTCTCAGTCTAGGGTTCTACCTTCTTCTCACGCGAGATGTTTCCACTCTACATCGCTCAAATCAAACGCTGCCCCCGTCCCACGCCCCGTCCCCCTCTCCAAGCTCACCGACAGCTTCCTAGACGGAACCAGCAGCGTGTACCTCGAGGAGCTGCAGAGAGCCTGGGAAGCCGATCCCAACAGCGTCGACGAGTCCTGGGACAACTTCTTCAGAAACTTCGTGGGCCAAGCCGCCACGTCCCCTGGGATCTCGGGGCAGACCATTCAAGAAAGCATGCGTCTGCTGCTCCTCGTCAGAGCTTACCAGGTCAACGGCCACATGAAGGCCAAGCTCGACCCTCTGGGTTTAGAGGAACGAGAGATCCCCGAGGATCTAACTCCCGGTCTCTACGGTTTCTCCGAGGCTGATCTCGACAGAGAGTTCTTCCTCGGCGTGTGGAGGATGTCTGGGTTTCTCTCTGAGAACCGCCCCGTTCAGACGCTGAGGGCTATACTCTCGAGGCTTGAGCAGGCGTACTGTGGAACCATCGGGTATGAGTACATGCACATTGCGGATAGGGATAAATGCAACTGGCTGAGAGACAAGATCGAGACGCCGACGCCTCGGCAGTACAACAGCGAGCGCCGCGTGGTGATTTACGATAGGCTTACGTGGAGCACGCAGTTTGAGAACTTCTTGGCGACTAAGTGGACCACGGCGAAAAGATTCGGACTCGAAGGCGCTGAGTCTTTGATCCCTGGGATGAAGGAGATGTTCGACAGGGCTGCGGATCTTGGAGTGGAGAACATTGTTATCGGTATGCCTCACAGGGGTCGGCTCAACGTTTTGGGTAACGTTGTTAGGAAGCCTCTGCGTCAGATCTTCAGCGAGTTTAGCGGCGGGACTAGGCCGGTGGATGAAGTTGGGCTCTACACGGGAACGGGGGATGTGAAATACCACTTGGGCACGTCTTATGATCGCCCGACTAGAGGAGGGAAGCATCTTCACTTGTCTTTGTTGGCGAACCCCAGTCACTTGGAAGCGGTGGATCCTGTCGTGATGGGTAAAACCAGAGCGAAACAGTATTACACCAAAGACGGGGAAAGGACAAAGAACATGGGTATTTTGATCCATGGGGATGGTAGCTTTGCCGGGCAAGGGGTGGTGTATGAGACTCTGCATCTTAGCGCGCTTCCTAACTACTGCACCGGGGGTACAGTGCACATTGTGGTGAATAACCAAGTGGCTTTCACAACCGATCCAAGGGCGGGAAGGTCTTCGCAGTATTGCACTGATGTCGCCAAGGCTTTGGATGCCCCGATTTTCCACGTCAATGCTGATGATATTGAAGCGGTGGTGCATGCGTGTGAGCTTGCTGCGGAGTGGCGCCAGACTTTCCATTCTGATGTTGTTGTTGATTTGGTGTGCTACCGTCGCTTTGGGCATAACGAGATAGACGAACCGTCGTTCACACAACCAAAGATGTACAAG GTGATACGCAGTCATCCCTCGTCGCTTCAAATCTACCAAGAGAAGCTTGTGGAATCTGGACAGGTAACGAAAGAAGATATTGATAAGATTCAAAAGAAAGTAAGCTATATCCTCAACGAAGAATTTGAGGCAAGTAAAGAGTATATTCCACAAAAACGTGACTGGCTGGCAAGTCATTGGACTGGGTTCAAGTCACCGGAGCAGATTTCTAGAATCCGTAACACTGG TGTGAAGCCAGAGATTTTGAAGAACGTGGGGAAAGCTATCTCAACCTTTCCAGAGAACTTCAAGCCACACAGAGGAGTGAAAAGAGTTTATGAACAACGTGCTCAGATGATCGAGTCAGGAGAAGGCATCGACTGGGGACTTGGAGAAGCTCTTGCTTTTGCTACACTAGTTGTGGAAGGCAACCATGTGAGGCTAAGTGGTCAAGATGTTGAAAGAGGGACTTTCAGTCATAGGCACTCCGTGCTTCATGATCAAGAAACCGGCGAGGAGTATTGTCCCTTGGACCACCTGACCATGAACCAAGACCCTGAAATGTTCACCGTCAGCAACAG CTCTCTTTCAGAGTTTGGTGTTCTGGGATTCGAACTGGGTTACTCGATGGAAAACCCGAATTCTCTGGTAATATGGGAGGCTCAGTTTGGAGACTTTGCCAATGGCGCACAAGTGATGTTTGATCAGTTCATAAGCAGTGGAGAAGCCAAATGGCTCCGTCAGACCGGGCTAGTAGTTCTGCTTCCTCATGGGTATGATGGTCAGGGTCCTGAACATTCCAGTGGAAGATTAGAACGTTTCCTTCAG ATGAGCGATGACAATCCTTTTGTCATCCCTGAGATGGATCCAACTCTTAGGAAGCAGATTCAAGAGTGTAATTGGCAAATTGTTAATGTTACTACACCTGCCAACTACTTCCATGTTCTGCGTCGCCAG ATACACAGGGATTTCCGCAAGCCTCTTATAGTGATGGCTCCCAAAAACTTGCTTCGTCACAAAAAGTGTGTATCTAACCTCTCGGAGTTCGATGATGTTAAAGGACATCCTGGGTTTGACAAGCAAGGAACCAGGTTTAAACGGTTGATTAAAGATCAAAGTGGTCACTCTGATCTTGAAGAAGGTATCCGACGTCTAGTCCTCTGCTCTGGGAAG GTCTACTATGAGCTTGACGAAGAGCGACAAAAGTCTGGAACAAACGATATAGCCATTTGCAGAGTGGAGCAGCTTTGTCCATTCCCTTATGATCTCATTCAGAGAGAGCTAAAGCGATATCCAA ATGCAGAGATAGTGTGGTGTCAAGAAGAGCCGATGAACATGGGAGCATATCAGTATATAGCACCAAGGCTGTGCACGGCCATGAAAGCACTGAACAGAGGAAGCTTCAACGACATCAAATACGTTGGGCGTCTTCCTTCAGCTGCTACAGCCACTGGTTTTTACCAGCTTCATGTCAAGGAGCAAACTGATCTTGTTCACAAAGCTCTTCAACCTGATCCCATCACCCCTATCCTCCCCTGA
- the LOC106332106 gene encoding E3 ubiquitin-protein ligase FANCL → MMMDESIERARCEELAKSSSFYRKVYSEIEEVGWESLRRLGGDLTLFSFHILDNKGRTHILELQLDRDYPKCPPSLSSDVPYMFTLEWSTTSRLKDVMHQFQKHLNNLQEFWSVLDDIDKSLCVVDAKQPSRASPLRRIHAGKDCNIIAHINFNDPKSLPECRFVGTEPIAVNTLHMLWRRNSKKWSKEKSFPENLECILATELPKPLGLQVEDDPQQVECGICYAQFLPTDEELGARSGTRTDYTCENISCNKSFHSLCLTDWLRSITTTRQSFDVLFGNCPYCSDPVAVKINNMNKID, encoded by the exons ATGATGATGGATGAGTCAATAGAACGCGCGAGATGCGAGGAACTAGCGAAATCTTCGTCCTTCTACCGGAAAGTTTACTCGGAG ATAGAGGAAGTTGGATGGGAATCACTAAGGAGGCTAGGTGGAGATTTAACGCTTTTCAGCTTTCACATTCT AGATAATAAGGGAAGAACACACATCTTAGAACTTCAACTCGATAGGGACTATCCTAAATGCCCACCTTCCCTTTCCTCG GATGTGCCATACATGTTTACTTTAGAATGGTCAACGACCTCAAGGCTGAAGGATGTGATGCACCAGTTCCAAAAG CATTTGAACAACCTTCAAGAATTTTGGTCTGTCTTGGATGATATCGACAAGTCTCTTTGTGTTGTTGATGCTAAGCAGCCATCTCGTGCTTCTCCTCTCCGTCGGATTCATGCTG GGAAGGATTGCAATATCATTGCTCATATCAACTTCAACGACCCTAAATCTCTACCAGA GTGCCGTTTTGTTGGTACTGAGCCTATAGCTGTGAACACCTTGCATATGCTATGGAGAAGAAATAGCAAAAAATG GTCAAAGGAAAAATCATTCCCTGAGAACCTCGAATGTATTCTAGCTACTGAGCTTCCAAAGCCTCTAGGTCTCCAAGTGGAAGATGATCCTCAGCAAGTTGAATGCGGGATTTGCTATGCCCAGTTTCTACCAACCG ATGAGGAGCTCGGAGCTAGAAGTGGGACGCGAACAGACTACACATGCGAAAACATCAGTTGCAACAAGTCTTTCCATAGCCTTTGCCTCACCGACTGGTTAAGGTCTATCACAACAACAAGACA GTCATTTGATGTTCTATTTGGGAACTGCCCTTACTGTTCAGACCCGGTCGCAGTCAAAATCAACAACATGAACAAAATAGATTAG
- the LOC106328808 gene encoding probable xyloglucan endotransglucosylase/hydrolase protein 6 encodes MMAKTHFLCIVTLCTLMFIKISARPTTFAEDFKAAWSGSHIRQVDGGKAIQLVLDQSTGCGFSSKRKYLFGKVSMKIKLIPGDSAGTVTAFYMNSDTDTVRDELDFEFLGNRSGQPYSVQTNIFAHGKGDREQRVNLWFDPSLDFHTYSILWSHKHIVFYVDDVPIREYKNNQAKNIAYPTSQPMGVYSTLWEADDWATRGGLEKIDWSKAPFYAYYKDFDIEGCPVPGPTNCPSNPHNWWEGYAYQSLNAVEARRYRWVRVNHMVYDYCTDKSRYPVPPIECHA; translated from the exons ATGATGGCCAAAACTCATTTTCTTTGCATTGTCACTCTTTGTACGCTAATGTTCATCAAGATTTCAGCACGGCCTACGACATTCGCCGAGGATTTCAAAGCCGCATGGTCGGGATCTCACATCCGTCAAGTCGACGGTGGAAAAGCTATCCAACTTGTCCTTGACCAGAGCACTG GATGTGGATTCTCTTCCAAAAGAAAGTATCTATTCGGAAAAGTGAGCATGAAGATCAAACTCATTCCCGGCGACTCTGCCGGTACGGTCACCGCCTTCTAC ATGAACTCGGATACAGACACCGTACGGGATGAACTAGATTTTGAGTTCTTGGGAAACCGAAGTGGCCAACCTTACTCGGTGCAAACAAACATATTTGCTCATGGCAAAGGAGATAGAGAACAAAGGGTTAATCTTTGGTTCGACCCATCTTTGGATTTCCACACTTACAGTATCCTTTGGTCACACAAACACATTGT TTTTTACGTGGACGATGTACCAATAAGAGAATACAAAAACAACCAAGCCAAGAACATAGCCTACCCAACATCACAACCCATGGGAGTTTACTCAACACTATGGGAAGCCGATGATTGGGCGACACGTGGAGGATTAGAGAAAATTGATTGGAGCAAAGCTCCTTTTTATGCTTATTACAAAGATTTCGACATCGAAGGCTGTCCTGTTCCTGGACCCACCAATTGTCCATCGAACCCTCACAATTGGTGGGAAGGCTACGCTTATCAGTCACTTAACGCCGTGGAAGCTCGACGTTACCGTTGGGTTAGAGTAAACCATATGGTATATGATTATTGTACCGACAAGTCAAGGTATCCTGTCCCACCAATCGAGTGTCATGCTTGA
- the LOC106330474 gene encoding uncharacterized protein LOC106330474 yields MGKLMDETGEIGIRYLGVARQATFADVVDENGWKIRSRGHRSFPNTYEKINAFTFPTPQAGADIALWRYNQDEYKESFCSASTWNQLRSKKERVTWRKLVWFSQAVPHHSFMAWLTFRNRLSTGDRMRLWGITQGCTLCGEVNETREHLYFACPFSFMIWLNTAGQLIGEGITPDWDDTIVSLLQPGRTRLDSILVRMAFQTVVYTIWRERNSRRHRGDAYSYY; encoded by the coding sequence ATGGGGAAACTTATGGATGAAACTGGAGAAATAGGGATAAGATATTTGGGCGTTGCCCGACAGGCAACATTTGCTGATGTGGTTGATGAGAATGGCTGGAAGATTCGAAGCAGAGGTCATCGGAGTTTCCCGAACACTTATGAGAAGATCAACGCGTTCACGTTTCCAACTCCTCAAGCAGGTGCTGATATAGCGCTGTGGCGATATAACCAGGATGAGTATAAAGAGAGTTTCTGTTCAGCTAGTACCTGGAATCAATTGCGGAGTAAAAAGGAGAGAGTAACCTGGAGGAAGCTAGTCTGGTTTAGCCAAGCTGTGCCACACCACTCTTTCATGGCATGGCTTACTTTTAGGAACCGGTTGTCCACTGGTGATAGAATGAGATTGTGGGGCATCACGCAGGGCTGCACGTTATGTGGGGAGGTGAATGAGACAAGGGAGCATTTGTATTTTGCTTGCCCTTTCTCTTTTATGATTTGGCTAAACACTGCGGGACAACTTATCGGAGAGGGTATTACGCCTGACTGGGATGACACAATCGTGTCACTGCTGCAACCAGGCCGTACTCGCTTAGACTCGATCCTTGTGAGAATGGCTTTCCAAACAGTTGTGTACACCATTTGGAGAGAGCGGAACTCTCGACGTCACAGAGGAGATGCTTACTCGTACTATTGA
- the LOC106330475 gene encoding LOW QUALITY PROTEIN: cysteine desulfurase, mitochondrial (The sequence of the model RefSeq protein was modified relative to this genomic sequence to represent the inferred CDS: inserted 5 bases in 3 codons; deleted 8 bases in 4 codons; substituted 3 bases at 3 genomic stop codons), with translation MLPVITKFIEGLLLLSHSLETTCDLIVFTSDKHRFFFLLLGNSAKQSKIRDENQSNQWRLTKAHGAVSRRRHLSTAAAAAAAAYTSDYYDWVSYLVDVENWNVNFMSMNXGPKRIGAMYVIRRPRIXFVPLMNGGGXEKGHHTGTFATQQAVGLGVACDLAMKDIEYDEKWIKRLLNGVKRSLMGVVVNGSMESLYIXNLNLYLFMGLKEVAVSSTSASLEPSYVLRALGVDEAMAHTSIRFGIGKLTTEEEIDKAVRAXRLNKLREMSPVYEMVKEGIXIIQWSQH, from the exons GCCTTCTTCTTCTCTCGCATTCTCTCGAAACCACTTGTGACCTCATCGTTTTCACCTCCGATAAGCATAGATTCTTCTTCCTCCTCCTCGGCAATAGCGCGAAGCAATCGAAGATAAGAGACGAGAATCAATCAAATCAATGGCGTCTAACAAAAGCACACGGCGCTGTTTCCCGTCGTCGTCACCTGTCTACCGCCGCCGCTGCTGCTGCTGCTGCTTATACATCGGATTATTACG ATTGGGTTTCATACCTGGTTGATGTTGAGAATTGGAATGTTAATTTTATGTCAATGAA TGGACCAAAAAGGATTGGTGCTATGTATGTTATTAGGAGGCCGAGGATATGATTCGTGCCATTGATGAATGGTGGAGGTTAAGAGAAGGGACATCATACT GGAACATTTGCTACGCAGCAAGCTGTTGGCCTTGGGGTTGCTTGTGACTTGGCGATGAAGGATATT GAGTATGATGAGAAGTGGATTAAGAGGTTGCTGAATGGGGTT AAGAGAAGCTTGATGGGGGTTGTGGTGAATGGTTCTATGGAGAGTCTATATATT TGAAATCTGAATCTGTATCTTTTTATGGGTTTGAAGGAAGTTGCAGTGTCTAGTACAAGTGCGAGTTTGGAGCCTTCTTATGTGTTGAGAGCTTTGGGTGTGGATGAGGCTATGGCTCACACTTCGATTAGGTTTGGGATCGGTAAACTTACCACTGAGGAAGAGATTGATAAAGCGGTCAGAG TACGGTTAAACAAGTTGAGGGAGATGAGTCCGGTTTATGAGATGGTTAAAGAAGGTAT TATAATACAATGGTCTCAACACTGA